Proteins encoded in a region of the Lepidochelys kempii isolate rLepKem1 chromosome 24, rLepKem1.hap2, whole genome shotgun sequence genome:
- the LOC140902412 gene encoding guanylate-binding protein 1-like isoform X4 gives MFQEQMGCFKDYVLSRNPKTMVGNRVVDGAFLADFLERVVDLLSRDKPVLLSEICNDLQQEGDDYSVGYPMDPTGGAPPRRAAASDAQPLVPEPKKERVVPLQAFRPGPPVLAQAAPGTAQPGAMEEPMCLIENWPGGELQLNQRALGLLQSFRQPVVVVAIAGLYRTGKSYLLNRLAGKDRGGFSLGATVQSHTKGIWMWCLPHPRRAGHTLVLLDTEGLGDVEKGDTKNDAWIFALAVLLSGTLVYNSLGTIDQCALEQLHYVTELMERIKVKAAGEGGQQEGEDSAEFVRFFPAFVWAVRDFTLQLKLDGREITEDEYLENALKRREGQPEKLDLPKKYLRQYFPSRKCFVFDRPAPRRDLPRLDELPETALSPEFLEQAQHFCSHVHQHAGIKTLPGGHVVTGTLLGTLAVTYVDAIRSGAVPCMESAVLALAQMENSAAVGEAVAVYEEQLARRAALPTESVQELLELHAQCEREALRAFMARAFKDEEQQYQWQLKDKLDSKRSELCHRNELASSDRCTAVLMELSQELEERVCEGSYSVPGGYQRLLDDQQEMVEKYQLVPGKGIMAAEVLQQFLKSKETVAQAVLQTDQSLTDRQREIEEERTRAEAAEREAQLCQEMQTRTEQLLQDQERSHEEHVRQLTAKMEEDRRQLLAEQQRALALKLQEQERLLREGFQGEVAQLGQQMQNLRKEMSRPQRSRCVVC, from the exons ATGTTCCAGGAGCAGATGGGGTGTTTTAAGGACTACGTCCTGAGTCGGAACCCTAAGACCATGGTGGGGAACAGAGTGGTGGATGGGGCAT TCCTGGCTGATTTCCTGGAGCGTGTCGTGGACCTGCTGTCCCGGGACAAGCCCGTTCTCTTGAGTGAGATCTGCAATGACCTGCAG CAGGAAGGCGATGATTACTCTGTGGGGTACCCAATGGACCCCACAGGAGGCGCCCCACCCAGGAGAGCCGCAGCCAGCGATGCCCAGCCTTTGGTGCCAGAGCCCAAG AAGGAGCGCGTGGTCCCGCTGCAGGCGTTTCGACCCGGCCCGCCAGTCCTGGCCCAG GCTGCCCCCGGCACGGCACAGCCAGGCGCCATGGAGGAGCCGATGTGCCTGATCGAGAACTGGCCAGGCGGGGAGCTGCAGCTGAACCAGCGAGCCCTAGGCCTGCTCCAGAGCTTCCGCCAgcctgtggtggtggtggccaTCGCCGGGCTGTACCGCACCGGCAAGTCCTACCTCCTGAACCGACTGGCTGGCAAGGACCGGGGAG GGTTTTCGCTGGGCGCCACGGTGCAGTCGCACACCAAGGGCATCTGGATGTggtgcctgccccacccccgccggGCCGGCCACACCCTGGTGCTGCTGGACACCGAGGGGCTGGGGGATGTGGAGAAG GGCGATACGAAGAATGATGCATGGATCTTTGCACTGGCCGTGCTGCTCAGCGGCACCCTGGTCTACAACAGCCTGGGCACCATCGACCAGTGCGCCCTGGAGCAGCTTCA CTACGTGACGGAGCTGATGGAGCGCATCAAGGTGAAAGCGGCAGGTGAGGGCGGccagcaggagggggaggatTCGGCCGAGTTCGTGCGGTTCTTCCCGGCCTTTGTGTGGGCCGTGCGGGATTTCACGCTGCAGCTGAAGCTGGACGGGCGGGAGATCACCGAGGACGAGTACCTGGAGAACGCCCTGAAACGCAGAGAAG GCCAGCCTGAGAAGCTGGATCTGCCCAAGAAGTACTTGCGACAGTACTTCCCCTCCCGCAAGTGCTTCGTGTTCGACCGCCCTGCCCCGCGCCGCGACCTGCCCCGGCTGGACGAGCTGCCCGAGACAGCGCTGAGCCCCGAGTTCCTGGAGCAAGCACAGCACTTCTGCAGCCACGTCCACCAGCATGCGGGCATCAAAACCCTCCCGGGCGGCCACGTGGTGACGGGCACCT TGCTGGGGACCCTGGCGGTGACCTACGTCGACGCCATCCGCAGCGGGGCGGTGCCCTGCATGGAGAGCGCGGTGCTGGCCCTGGCCCAGATGGAGAACTCGGCGGCGGTGGGGGAGGCCGTGGCTGTCTACGAGGAGCAGCTGGCCCGGCGGGCGGCGCTGCCCACGGAGAGCgtgcaggagctgctggagctgcacgCCCAGTGCGAGCGGGAGGCGCTGCGGGCGTTCATGGCGCGCGCCTTCAAGGACGAGGAACAGCAATATCAGTGGCAGCTGAAG GACAAGCTGGACTCCAAGCGCTCTGAGCTCTGCCACCGGAACGAGCTGGCCTCGTCGGACCGGTGCACGGCCGTGCTCATGGAGCTGtcgcaggagctggaggagcggGTCTGCGAGGGGAGCTACTCAGTGCCCGGGGGCTACCAGCGCCTcctggacgaccagcaggagatGGTGGAGAAATACCAGCTGGTGCCAGGGAAAGGGATAATG GCGGCTGAGGTGCTGCAGCAGTTTCTGAAGTCCAAGGAGACAGTGGCCCAGGCCGTCCTGCAGACGGACCAGAGCCTCACGGACAGACAGAGGGAGATTGAAG AGGAGCGGACGCGAGCCGAGGCGGCTGAGCGGGAGGCCCAGCTGTGCCAGGAGATGCAGACCaggacagagcagctgctgcaggaccaGGAGCGCAGCCACGAGGAGCATGTCCGGCAGCTGACGGCCAAAATGGAGGAggacaggaggcagctgctggccgAGCAGCAGAGAGCGCTGGCCTTGAAACTGCAG gagcaggagcggctgCTGCGCGAGGGCTTCCAGGGGGAGGTGGCGCAGTTGGGGCAGCAGATGCAGAACCTGAGGAAGGAGATGAGCCGGCCCCAGCGCTCCCGCTGCGTCGTCTGCTGA
- the LOC140902412 gene encoding guanylate-binding protein 2-like isoform X5: MWCLPHPRRAGHTLVLLDTEGLGDVEKGDTKNDAWIFALAVLLSGTLVYNSLGTIDQCALEQLHYVTELMERIKVKAAGEGGQQEGEDSAEFVRFFPAFVWAVRDFTLQLKLDGREITEDEYLENALKRREGQPEKLDLPKKYLRQYFPSRKCFVFDRPAPRRDLPRLDELPETALSPEFLEQAQHFCSHVHQHAGIKTLPGGHVVTGTLLGTLAVTYVDAIRSGAVPCMESAVLALAQMENSAAVGEAVAVYEEQLARRAALPTESVQELLELHAQCEREALRAFMARAFKDEEQQYQWQLKDKLDSKRSELCHRNELASSDRCTAVLMELSQELEERVCEGSYSVPGGYQRLLDDQQEMVEKYQLVPGKGIMAAEVLQQFLKSKETVAQAVLQTDQSLTDRQREIEEERTRAEAAEREAQLCQEMQTRTEQLLQDQERSHEEHVRQLTAKMEEDRRQLLAEQQRALALKLQEQERLLREGFQGEVAQLGQQMQNLRKEMSRPQRSRCVVC; encoded by the exons ATGTggtgcctgccccacccccgccggGCCGGCCACACCCTGGTGCTGCTGGACACCGAGGGGCTGGGGGATGTGGAGAAG GGCGATACGAAGAATGATGCATGGATCTTTGCACTGGCCGTGCTGCTCAGCGGCACCCTGGTCTACAACAGCCTGGGCACCATCGACCAGTGCGCCCTGGAGCAGCTTCA CTACGTGACGGAGCTGATGGAGCGCATCAAGGTGAAAGCGGCAGGTGAGGGCGGccagcaggagggggaggatTCGGCCGAGTTCGTGCGGTTCTTCCCGGCCTTTGTGTGGGCCGTGCGGGATTTCACGCTGCAGCTGAAGCTGGACGGGCGGGAGATCACCGAGGACGAGTACCTGGAGAACGCCCTGAAACGCAGAGAAG GCCAGCCTGAGAAGCTGGATCTGCCCAAGAAGTACTTGCGACAGTACTTCCCCTCCCGCAAGTGCTTCGTGTTCGACCGCCCTGCCCCGCGCCGCGACCTGCCCCGGCTGGACGAGCTGCCCGAGACAGCGCTGAGCCCCGAGTTCCTGGAGCAAGCACAGCACTTCTGCAGCCACGTCCACCAGCATGCGGGCATCAAAACCCTCCCGGGCGGCCACGTGGTGACGGGCACCT TGCTGGGGACCCTGGCGGTGACCTACGTCGACGCCATCCGCAGCGGGGCGGTGCCCTGCATGGAGAGCGCGGTGCTGGCCCTGGCCCAGATGGAGAACTCGGCGGCGGTGGGGGAGGCCGTGGCTGTCTACGAGGAGCAGCTGGCCCGGCGGGCGGCGCTGCCCACGGAGAGCgtgcaggagctgctggagctgcacgCCCAGTGCGAGCGGGAGGCGCTGCGGGCGTTCATGGCGCGCGCCTTCAAGGACGAGGAACAGCAATATCAGTGGCAGCTGAAG GACAAGCTGGACTCCAAGCGCTCTGAGCTCTGCCACCGGAACGAGCTGGCCTCGTCGGACCGGTGCACGGCCGTGCTCATGGAGCTGtcgcaggagctggaggagcggGTCTGCGAGGGGAGCTACTCAGTGCCCGGGGGCTACCAGCGCCTcctggacgaccagcaggagatGGTGGAGAAATACCAGCTGGTGCCAGGGAAAGGGATAATG GCGGCTGAGGTGCTGCAGCAGTTTCTGAAGTCCAAGGAGACAGTGGCCCAGGCCGTCCTGCAGACGGACCAGAGCCTCACGGACAGACAGAGGGAGATTGAAG AGGAGCGGACGCGAGCCGAGGCGGCTGAGCGGGAGGCCCAGCTGTGCCAGGAGATGCAGACCaggacagagcagctgctgcaggaccaGGAGCGCAGCCACGAGGAGCATGTCCGGCAGCTGACGGCCAAAATGGAGGAggacaggaggcagctgctggccgAGCAGCAGAGAGCGCTGGCCTTGAAACTGCAG gagcaggagcggctgCTGCGCGAGGGCTTCCAGGGGGAGGTGGCGCAGTTGGGGCAGCAGATGCAGAACCTGAGGAAGGAGATGAGCCGGCCCCAGCGCTCCCGCTGCGTCGTCTGCTGA